Proteins co-encoded in one uncultured Draconibacterium sp. genomic window:
- a CDS encoding histidine kinase encodes MNKLLYNNGWVYRGTRHFIFFTVTVLFFTGILFIQTNNESLIHTFWMTLGNAFFFFGYAYITIFLLIPELLLKSKPFWFIVVFLLVGIGLSALKLLFSDYIFYSSIAPENMTEKGVFDLRLIVVNTKDMTFIVALFCITKYVKDYILTENLRKKLEQQHRKAQSTLLQSQFDPHFMFNTINNLYALSLLNPSKTNEVISRMKIVLEYIIDESLKDFVLLSDEVALVENYLLLEKLRYGKRLEVTYKTEGNLNEARIPPMVLFMLVENSFKHGSSLDAGTPWIKIMVKVVEDQIVIQIENSKPENLKKKSKEIEKGTGYAGLKKRLNIIYDKQGYTLKVKDLGNRFKVDLTLNNTSEDRQITYR; translated from the coding sequence ATGAACAAATTGTTGTACAATAATGGCTGGGTGTACAGGGGAACAAGACACTTTATTTTCTTTACTGTTACTGTATTATTTTTTACCGGCATTTTATTCATTCAAACGAATAACGAAAGTTTAATTCATACCTTTTGGATGACACTGGGCAATGCATTTTTCTTTTTCGGTTATGCTTATATCACCATTTTTTTGCTTATCCCCGAGTTATTGCTAAAATCCAAACCATTTTGGTTTATAGTGGTGTTTTTGTTGGTTGGAATTGGATTGTCAGCATTAAAATTACTTTTCTCCGATTATATTTTTTATTCATCGATTGCTCCTGAAAACATGACGGAAAAAGGAGTTTTTGATCTCCGCCTTATTGTGGTTAATACCAAGGATATGACCTTTATAGTGGCTTTGTTTTGTATTACCAAATATGTAAAAGATTATATTCTTACCGAGAACCTTCGGAAAAAACTGGAACAGCAACACCGAAAAGCGCAAAGCACCCTGCTGCAATCTCAGTTCGATCCGCATTTCATGTTTAATACCATTAACAACCTGTATGCTCTTTCTTTGCTCAACCCATCGAAAACCAACGAGGTAATCAGCAGGATGAAAATTGTGTTGGAATATATCATCGACGAAAGCTTAAAAGATTTTGTATTGCTTAGCGATGAGGTAGCACTGGTTGAAAACTACCTCTTGCTTGAAAAGTTACGTTATGGCAAACGCCTGGAAGTAACATACAAAACCGAAGGAAATTTGAATGAAGCACGCATACCGCCAATGGTACTTTTTATGCTGGTTGAAAACAGCTTTAAACATGGTAGCAGCCTGGATGCCGGAACACCTTGGATTAAAATAATGGTAAAAGTTGTTGAAGATCAGATCGTCATTCAGATTGAGAACAGCAAACCGGAAAACCTGAAGAAAAAGTCAAAAGAAATTGAAAAGGGAACGGGGTATGCCGGATTAAAAAAACGCTTGAATATAATATACGATAAACAAGGTTATACATTAAAAGTTAAAGATCTGGGCAATCGGTTTAAGGTTGATCTTACTTTAAATAATACGAGTGAAGACAGGCAAATTACATATCGATAA